Proteins co-encoded in one Zootoca vivipara chromosome 3, rZooViv1.1, whole genome shotgun sequence genomic window:
- the HTR1B gene encoding 5-hydroxytryptamine receptor 1B gives MEQPRPCLASVDVFHTNDSYHHSRNCSGGGAEESAAYQDGTPLSWKVVLTIVLALITLATMLSNAFVIATVYQSRKLHTPANYLIASLAVTDLLVSILVMPISTMYTVTGKWTLGQIVCDIWLSSDITCCTASILHLCVIALDRYWAITDAVEYSTKRTPKRAAVMIALVWVFSISISMPPLFWRQSKAEEEVADCVVNTDHILYTVYSTVGAFYFPTLLLIILYGRIYVEARSRILKQTPKNTGKRLTRAHLITDSPGSTSSVTSINCKASEASSETGSPVYMNQVKVKVSDALLEKKKLTAARERKATKTLGVILGAFIVCWLPFFIITLVLPICKDACWFHMAIFDFFTWLGYLNSLINPIIYTMSNEDFKQAFHKLVRFRCTS, from the coding sequence ATGGAGCAGCCCAGACCCTGCCTAGCCTCCGTGGACGTGTTCCACACCAATGACTCCTACCACCACAGCAGGAactgcagcggcggcggcgcagAAGAAAGTGCCGCCTACCAAGATGGCACCCCGCTCTCCTGGAAGGTGGTGCTGACCATTGTCTTGGCCCTCATCACCTTGGCCACCATGCTGTCCAACGCTTTTGTCATTGCCACCGTCTACCAGAGCCGCAAGCTCCACACGCCGGCCAACTATCTCATCGCTTCCTTGGCTGTCACGGACCTCCTGGTGTCCATCCTTGTCATGCCCATCAGCACCATGTACACTGTGACTGGGAAATGGACCCTGGGCCAGATCGTCTGTGACATCTGGCTCTCTTCGGATATCACTTGTTGCACTGCTTCCATTCTCCATCTGTGTGTGATCGCCCTGGACAGGTACTGGGCCATTACCGATGCGGTGGAGTACTCTACTAAAAGGACTCCCAAGAGGGCGGCTGTCATGATTGCCCTGGTGTGggtcttctccatctccatctcgaTGCCCCCTCTGTTCTGGCGCCAGTCGAAAGCTGAAGAAGAGGTGGCCGATTGCGTGGTGAACACGGATCACATCTTGTACACCGTCTACTCCACGGTGGGGGCCTTCTACTTCCCCACCTTGCTGCTGATCATCCTCTATGGAAGGATCTATGTGGAAGCCAGGTCTCGGATTTTGAAACAGACACCAAAGAACACAGGCAAAAGGTTAACCCGAGCCCACCTAATAACAGATTCCCCGGGCTCAACGTCATCAGTCACATCCATAAACTGCAAGGCTTCGGAGGCTTCTAGTGAAACGGGGTCTCCTGTGTACATGAACCAAGTCAAAGTGAAGGTGTCTGATGCACTGCTGGAAAAAAAGAAGCTGACTGCTGCCAGAGAGCGGAAAGCTACCAAGACTTTAGGGGTTATTCTAGGAGCCTTCATTGTGTGCTGGCTGCCCTTCTTCATCATCACCTTGGTGTTGCCTATTTGTAAAGATGCTTGCTGGTTTCACATGGCCATCTTTGACTTCTTCACATGGTTGGGATATCTTAACTCCTTAATCAACCCCATCATCTACACCATGTCCAATGAAGACTTCAAACAGGCATTTCATAAATTGGTACGGTTTCGGTGCACAAGCTGA